A genomic stretch from Malus domestica chromosome 15, GDT2T_hap1 includes:
- the LOC103401043 gene encoding probable protein phosphatase 2C 46, producing MLSRLMNILRACWLPSLDRYGHAGSDAAGRQEGLLWYKDTGQHMNGEFSMAVVQANNLLEDQSQVESGPLSSLESGPHGTFFGIYDGHGGPETSRYINDHLFQHLKRFTSEQQSMSVDVMRKAYQATEEGFLSVVTKQWPMKPQIAAVGSCCLAGVICSGTLYIANVGDSRAVLGRVMKATGEVRAIQLSSEHNVAIESVRQEMHSLHPDDSRIVVLKHNVWRVKGLIQVSRSIGDVYLKKAEFNRAPLYTKFRLREPFKRPILSSEPSISVHELQPHDQFLILASDGLWEHLTNQEAVDIVQNHPRSGSARRLVKTALQEAAKKREMRYSDLKKIERGVRRHFHDDITVIVLFLDSNLVRRASSTRGPTLSVRGTGVHIPSKTLAPCSTPMDT from the exons ATGTTATCAAGGTTGATGAACATTCTGAGGGCTTGCTGGCTGCCTTCCTTGGACCGGTATGGACACGCAGGTTCGGATGCAGCTGGCAGACAAGAAGGGCTACTTTGGTACAAAGACACTGGGCAGCACATGAATGGTGAATTTTCAATGGCTGTTGTGCAGGCCAACAATTTGCTTGAGGATCAAAGCCAGGTTGAGTCTGGTCCCTTGAGCTCGCTCGAGTCTGGCCCGCATGGCACCTTTTTCGGAATATATGACGGTCATGGTGGTCCTGAGACCTCCCGTTACATCAATGATCACCTATTCCAGCATCTAAAAC GGTTCACTTCAGAGCAACAGTCCATGTCAGTAGACGTGATGCGTAAAGCATATCAAGCAACAGAAGAGGGATTCCTCTCTGTTGTTACCAAACAATGGCCTATGAAACCCCAAATTGCAGCTGTTGGTTCTTGTTGCCTTGCTGGTGTTATTTGCAGTGGCACCCTTTACATTGCCAACGTTGGTGACTCCCGTGCTGTGCTGGGGAGAGTTATGAAGGCTACAGGGGAGGTTCGTGCCATCCAGTTGTCATCAGAGCACAATGTGGCCATAGAATCTGTCCGACAGGAAATGCATTCTTTGCACCCTGATGACTCACGTATTGTAGTTTTAAAGCATAACGTATGGCGTGTGAAGGGCTTGATACAG GTTTCTAGATCCATTGGTGATGTGTATCTTAAAAAGGCTGAATTTAACAGGGCGCCTTTGTATACCAAGTTTCGGTTGCGAGAACCTTTTAAAAGGCCAATTTTAAGCTCTGAACCATCGATCTCTGTGCATGAACTTCAACCACATGATCAGTTTCTCATACTTGCTTCCGATGGGCTGTGGGAGCACCTTACCAACCAGGAGGCGGTTGATATTGTTCAAAATCACCCACGCAGC GGAAGTGCTCGGAGGCTTGTGAAAACTGCCTTGCAGGAAGCAGctaagaaaagagaaatgagaTACTCAGACTTGAAGAAAATAGAGCGTGGTGTCCGCCGGCATTTCCACGACGACATAACGGTCATAGTCTTATTCCTTGACTCGAACCTTGTGAGGCGAGCCAGCTCAACGAGAGGCCCTACTTTGTCCGTGAGAGGAACCGGTGTTCATATACCATCAAAAACTCTTGCCCCATGTTCTACGCCCATGGATACCTGA